GACACTCTTGCTCTTGTGGGCTCGATTCCGTATGACCAATCCCGCCAGCGGCTTCTTCACATGGATCTTGGGCATCTTGGCGGCGGTGCTGGCAACGTTGCGGCTACGTGGCTTTAGCTTTACCGTTAGCTCTGTTTGTTTTCGGAATGCAAACGGAAATCCCCGAGAGCTGCCTCGGCTTTTCTTtcagtgtttttgtttgcctgtgTTTAGCAATTTGACTGCATcacccgtgtgtgtgtgcgtgcttgttgttgttttctcGTTGCTACACGGCACCCACACTCGAACACTCGATTTGCTCGTTTTAGTCGCGCTTTAATCACGATTATTAGTTTACTATTATCTTTTTGGTGGCAAGAGAGACGCCTGGAcagggacaacaacaacaacggcaacggcagcagcacaGCGGCGTTTTAGGCGGCTCGCATGCCTATGGGTGGACTGCAGTCGACGACCTCATGTGGCTGGATCACCGGGACCTGGTCGGCAGCTCTGGACAAGTTCTGGCTGGGATTCGGAGGCGGGGGCTCTTGTGGTTTCACGAAAATTTAATGCGTTCGTTGCAAACACGGGCCGAGAACGGGGTCGATTTGGGGCTAAAAAACGCCAAAAGCGGGCGCTGTCAACATGTGTTCTAGGGTTGCCAGCTGGTGCGCGGCGCCTCAAGGGTTGCCAGGGTGGGCATTGCATTCTAGGGCTGTCGCAGGGAAGTGggtttttaatttgctaaatTCTGGAATGAAATTGATTCTTCTTTATTAAAGTAGTAGTATAAGCATCATAACAACAATAAACTACCGCCAAACTTCAAAAGTTAATAAACACGtaaaacaaatgcaaaaaactgtacaaaaatgaattaaaaatataatatatctttaacacaatattttcttcttttatgCATTGTCCTTGCATTTGATGCAACGttatttttatcaataaaaaatacaatgcGGCACAGTTGGTATTTTTTTAGAACCTCTTTAGAACAAATGTTCCGCCATGGTCACACTATCAactgataaataaaaatatttaaaattataaaaacaaacgcACCTCAAAGGATGCAAATATTCTGACCCCGTGTCGGCAAAAGGATACAATCCTAGTTTCAAGTTTCCAAATTTCTCGTAATTCAAGGCGCCATGGTTCGCGTCCTGTTCCTTCACCCGGACCTAGGTATCGGAGGAGCCGAGCGCCTGGTGGTGGATGCCGCCCTGGCCCTCAAGGAGCGAGGTCACCAGGTCAGCTTCCTGACTAACCACCACGACAGCACGCACTGCTTCAAGGAGACGGCGGACGGCACTTTCCCGGTCCAGGTTGTGGGCGACTGGTTGCCACGCGGACTCTTCGGGAGATTCTACGCCATCTGTGCCTATCTTCGCATGCTCTATGCGGCGATCTACGCCAGCTTCTTCATGCCGCAGCGGGAGCAGATTGATGTGGTGGTCTGCGACCTCATCTCCGTCTGCATACCGGTTCTCCGCTTCGCCCGCCATCGTCCACGAGTCCTCTTCTACTGTCACTTTCCGGATCAGCTTCTCAGCTCCCACGAGGGTTTGCTGAAGCGCCTGTACCGCCTGCCCATCAACTGGCTGGAAGAGCACACCATCGGCCTGGCGGATAAGGTGCTGGTCAACTCCAAGTTCACCCTTCGCGTCTTCCAGGACACCTTCCACCGCCTGAGCACGGTGCCGGATGTGCTGTATCCTTCGCTGCACACCCAGTACTTTGATCAGATGCGGAAGAAGCTGGAACAGCGGTCCGCCCTGTTGGATGAGCCCGTCCATCCGCGAGTGCCCCGCAACGCCTTCATCTATCTGGACATCAATCGGTATGAGCGAAAGAAGAACCACGCTCTTGCCTTGCATTCTCTACGCCTCCTGGGCGACATGCTTCCCGCCTTGGACTTTAAACGCTGTCGGCTGATCATCGCCGGAGGCTACGACACCCGCTGCATGGAGAACGTCGAACACTTTGCggagctggagcagctgaCGGAGGAGCTGAAGCTGCAGGAGCACGTGGTCCTCCTGCGCTCGCCCACCGACGAGGAGAAGTGCCGCCTGCTCTTCGCCGCCCACTGTCTGCTGTACACTCCCGAAAACGAGCACTTTGGCATTGTGCCGCTGGAGGGCATGTACTGCTCCAAGCCAGTGGTGGCGTTGAACAGCGGTGGACCCACGGAAACGGTGGTGAACACCTCAACGGGCTTTCTGTGCGAGAAGCACGAGAAGAGCTTCGGCGGAGCTATGTACCAGCTTTTCCGGGACGAACCGCTGCGCCTGAAGATGGGCGACCAGGGCCACAAGCGAGTGCAACAGAAGTTCTCCTTCCAGGCCTTTGCCGGTCGCCTTAATGGCATCATCCAGGAGCTAGTTCCCATTCCAAAGCACTCTAGAGCTAAGAAAACTGAATAAAATTCCAGTTAAAACGGCCTTCTTTGACGGAattatttttagctttttaaatgAGTCATCAGGCGAGAATTCATTTCTCGAAAGCATGAATCAACTATTTGGTATTATCTCCGTTGCTTATAATAGGTCAAAttatataaagtatttacAGCCACGTCAGAAATTCGATCAATTATAATTGCTTTGTTGCCCTTTATCTTTTTCGCCACATAGGCCTGGTTAAAAAACTTCTTCAAATCATTACTTTCGAAACTAACCCAATCAGTCCGCCCAAACAtagtatacatatgtatattattatgtttattattaaattccaTTCTTCAGGGCGCGTAATATTAGGTTGAGGGACTGGGGGGATTGCGGTTGGACTGAGATCGAGCTGGCTACTGTTCGCGCATGTAGAGATACAGGTAGCCGAGGTCCTTGGGCGGGTTCTGCGACTTGGCCACCTTGCTGTCGTTGAAGATCACCCACTCGCCCTTCTTTCGGATGTGGCAGACGTAGTGTCCCACCTGGGCGGAGGTGCCCATGTGCGAGATGAAGGCAACCAGCTTGTACTTGCCGGATCCGTCGCGGTAGTTGCTTTTGTTTGGTTCCGAAGAAGGCGCCGCAGCGGGTGCATCCGAGGCGGGTGCAACTTCCTCAACGCCAATGGAGTCGGCGTGCGAGAAGATCCAATCGGTGGCGCGTTCCACATTGCCATCGGTGGCCTTCAAAGCGGCCACTGCCTGGCGTTCGTCGAAGCCCATGCTCATCAACATGGCCAGGCTCTCGGGATTGGCCACAAACTGGTTGGCCGCACAGTCTCCAATGCGATTGTTGGGCACCACAAATGGCTCCGAAATGTCCTCGTCGGCGATGTGCTCCATCAGCCAGTTGGAGGCCGCCTCCAGGCCACTGTTCTTTGTGTGGAAGCAGGCCCGCTTGCAGGCCTCAGGCGGGAAGCCCATGGTGAGCAGCTCGGACATGACCGCTTCGTCAAAGGCGAACTTCACCTCTTCCGCCGCCGCCTCAGGGAGAGCCTCCTCTCCAGCCTGCAGGCCACCTGCCGAACGCCAGGTGCTCAGATCGAGTTCGTCTGGCATGTCCACGGAAACATCCAGCTTCTTGGGCACCCAGTCGTCGCCCAGCGTGAACTTACCCAGATGAATCATCAGGCAGTCAGGCATGGTGGCCAGTCGCGTGATCTTCCTGGCATTCGTTTTGCCCTCAATGGCAGTCGAGTAGAATTGCTCAATAAGCTCCGGGCCAAAGAACCTTTCCAAGCAGGCCTGCAGGGGAACCTTGTGCCTCACAATATCCCGATCCACCAGTCGCTGTCCAGACTCACGGGCTGCCTTTTCCCGCTCCTGGAACTCCCGCACCTCGTCCAGATTGGTAGCCTTCTCCAGGGGAATGGGCAGTCGGAAGCTATACTCCTCGCGTGTCTTGTACTTAACCTTATGGCTGGCCAGACACTCAACGCGATCCTCCAGCAGGAACTTAAGAGCATCTGCGGGATTGGTTTGGTTCCTGGAATTCCTGTCCAGCAGGGTGAGCAAATGCAGATAGAAATCGTTGGCATCCTGCTGCTGTTTGGTGCTGAAATCTGGATGATTCTTGCCCACAATGTTCTTGAACATTGCCGGCGAGATTCCGGTGGAGTGGTCGGTGTCCAGCGTGTTCTCGGCAATGCTGCTGTACTTGCCGGACTGCAGACCAGTGCCCAGTTTGGCcatctgaatgtcaaagtcgTTGGCGGGGTCGCTGGGGAACTCCTTGAAATAGCGTTCGGCTCCGCTGCCCACGTATCGCTGCTGGAAATCTGGGATGGTGAAAAGCACCTGCATCACGCTGTTGATGTAGCAGGAGTTGCCCAGGTTGCGCATTCCAGTGTATCCTGGGCCGGCCAGCGGCTGCAGCTCACTCTCGCTCTCCGTCAGAGCCGACCACTCGCCAATGCGCTGGTTAATGTCCAACTCCAGCTCCACCATGGACTTCTCGCTCTTCTTCATCGCCGCCATGTTGATGCCAAAGTGCGAGAGATGGCGCTCGAGGTGGGGATCGAGTACCATGTCGTCCTCCGGGTAGGAGAACACATCCGACTTGCCATCGGCAGTGATGGTGCCCAGTTTTACGGCCAACGGGTAGCCCGTCTCCCGGTAATGCTCCACGGCGTGGTCGTTGCCACCGCTGCCGTCGAAGAACTTGCGTCCGCACATGATGGAGCCATCGGTGAGGTTCAGCCAGAGGTTGTTCGTCAGATCGCACTTCTCGCACTGCCATCCTGCCGGTGGGATCTTCTTGCCGTTGTCCAGCTGCTGCAGGTTCTCGGCGTATTTGGAGGCCTGACGCACTTCTCCATCCCAGGTGCCTGGAAAAGGGAAGggtaatttctttattaactCCGTAAAAAACCTTGTTTacataaaaatctataaagaCAATAGGCCTGTGATAATGGAATTTCGTATGCAAATTCTTCATCTTCGTACTTCTAATCTTAATAACCATTTTAGAGATTTATACCTATATACtttatgcaaaataaaatgaaatatcatataaattatatcctttcaAAACTAAACTGAACTGAAACTCACCCATCAGCGTGGCCTTCTCCAGCTTGGCAATGGCCGAGTCCGCGGCCAGGATCGCCTCCACCGCCTGGGTGACGCGCATGGGCAGCTCCGGATCGGGATAGGGCAGCTTCTTGTCCAGGTGCGGGGCCACCACAATGCTGTAGGTGTCCTTGATCTCGTACTTCTTCGCCATGTCGGACTCGTTGTAGCCTCCCTCCACGCCGATGGCCAGGCGGGTGATCTTCCTCTCGGGCCCCGCCTCCGACTCGGGATCGCACTCGGCCTCCCCATCGGCGGCACCCTCCTTGGGCGTCTTCACCCGCTGGATGTGAAGGAAGACCTGGTTGCCTGTCTTGTCGGCATACTCCCGCACATAGGACTCGCCGAAGCCCAGAAAGCTGTGCAGGCACACGTACAGACCGGTGGGCGTCTCGGGATTGTCGTAGGAATAGACGCACTCGTCCTTGTAGATCGGAGGACTGCCTGTGCCGGAGCCGCAGGGCACGTTCACCTTGGATAAATGCTTGCGTAGTTCCTCCATGTCTGGAATTCCGGGGACAGCTTTTTACGCATAAACTGGACGAATCGAATGTGAAATAGCTGAGTTTTTTTAGACTTTTTTTGCAGCTGCTACTTAGAGATGAACAAGGGGCAATTGCATCGATACCGGCGAGCACGAAAATGGCGCGTATCGATGGCTGCCGCTGTTATTTCAACAGATTTTTTGGGGCTATATTCGCTTGGTTTACTTTCTAACTCTAATTAACCAACTAATAACAGCTAACAAGGTGTACTTTCTTTATTTCACCACCCAATAAGAACGATTTACAAAACTTGGCAACTGACAACTATCGGTTCTTTGTTCAATACGGTCATCTCTAGCCGAAACCAACAACAAATTCGCGAGTCACCAAGAGAACCGAACTAGTTCCGCTAAGTTCAAGCAAAACATCAAAGGTGTGGCAACTCTGTTTGTGAACAGCAGATCATTTAGTGACGAAGAACAGTTGGAAACGAAAAATGCTTTTACTTCCCACAAAATAAATGTACTACCTCTTTTATTCGGCCGCttcagaaaaatatttagctTCCAGCCGCTCATACATTTTGGATGGTGCACCTATTTTGTAGAAAGTGACATAATTTATCGTCACATAAGTTTTTCTCAGAGCGTTTGTATGTTGAATGTTCGATACCTTCTACcagttattaatatttaaaaacacaaaagccaGATAAAACAAACTGAATAACTCATtctaataaatgttattaacaaAGATTAGGCATTTTGGTAACTTATCCACAGCCACCTGCGGTCACACTGCCAATGGGCCTGCCAACTCGTTTTCAGCAGTGTTGCCATATAGTCACAAAAATCTTTCGCATAAAGAAGTAAAACGTAAGAATTTTCCAATGTAATTTTCGCTAGGAAATCGgcatttaaataatgtaaaaagTGGTAAATAAGTTGGCGCTAACCAGCCGCCACCCAAAAGCATTGAAATCCAATTCGGGCGACCACTTTTCGGTGTTGTTTTGCCTCCGCACAAATTGGTTGCgcgccattttgtttttggaaagcaaaaaaaatacaacagcAAAAGCCTACCACAAAAAAGTCAAAGTTTGTAAAAGCCAAAGAAGAAACGAAAGCATAGAAGTGGGAAATCTGCAGGGGAAAATCGAGTGAGAAACATGTGGCGCTCCGCTAGCTTGTGTATCAGTTTTATTCCCCCACAATGCCCATACGAAAATAACGCGCGACatgcacataaataaatgccACTGAAAATATCGATACGATGAGTAAACGAAGAAGAAGCGACGATTAGTACGTCGTCGCGGTCGTCTGTGTGGGTGAGAGGGAGTGAGACAGCGGCGCAGTGGGTGGGAGGGGAGTGGGAGGAAGTAAGAACGAGCGAGAGAGAGCGCGGGGCGCGTATATAATTACGTCATAAGAATCATAGAAAATTCAAGGTCTACGGCGCTCTACGGCCATACAAAAGGCTACATATTCGATTTCGTTACGTTCTCGgttttatcaaaaataaaactttggccagcgccagcagcaacaacaacaagtatGACCAAAGTGTTCGGCTGTGTGTGTTTCATTTTCGCGACTGTATAATTACATACACACGCAgcgccgttgttgttgtttgtggttttcatttcttctttttccctttttttgtaAGCAAGAGCGCGCAGCTGTGATACAGAAGAAAGGCAAAAAGAGAGTGCGagagagtgggagtgggagagCGGAATTTGTTTTCGAGCAATTTGTGTAACCATCGATAAtgtttgatttattaaaaccCCATTTTTTGTACCCTTTTTGCAGTGACTCGCCATGCGTGCGGCCTAGAAGTCGTCACCCCCCCAAAAAACCGACACCCCGACCCCCCCGAAGCACACtcaacacacgcacacacatctGCAAGCTGCGATTgttcataaattttaattaattcaaaaagACGGAGGAAAAAGAAGCGAACAAAACACCGGAAAGGCaaggaaaattaataaaaatcaaaagagcGGCGAGCGGGAGGCGATAAAAAGTGTTATCAGTGCGAATTAATTGGCTGCAAAGAAGAGGAGCCGGACGAGGAGAGCAGCGGGTgcgggaggaggaggcggagcagGAGGTGGCTCCGGAGATTGAGGATTGgggagccccgagtccgtaaTCCGTAATCACCACCATGTCCGTGCAGCAGTTCTGCCTGCGCTGGAACAACCACCAGCCGAACTTCATCTCGGTGTGCTCCTCGCTACTGCACAATGGCACCCTGGTGGACGTCACGTTGGCGGCCGAGGGTCGCCAGCTGCAGGCCCACAAAATAGTGCTGTCCGCCTGCAGTTCGTACTTTCAGGTAAGACGTCTCCTATGCCTTCTTTAACCCCAAACTAATCCATTTACTGCACACCCACAGGCTTTGTTCACCACAAATCCGTGCCAACATCCCATTGTTATCCTGAAGGACGTGCAGTACGATGACCTCAAGACCATGGTGGACTTTATGTACTACGGCGAAGTCAATGTGTCGCAGGAGCAGTTGCCGCACATCCTCAAGACCGCCGAGATGCTCAAGATCAAGGGTCTGGCGGAGATGCCCACGGATCCAGCCAATCTCACCAAGTCGGACAGCAAGTCCTCCACCGACGGCACCGAATTGGTAGGCGGCTCGGGCGTCGGCACTGGAGCGGGCAACTCGGCTGGCAGCCTGGGTGCAGCCAGTGGCAGCAGCGTGGGCGACTCCCTGTGGAGCAGCAGCGAGGCCCAGCagttccagcagcagcagcaacaacagcaggccCAGCAacaggcgcagcagcagcaccatcaccaccagcaacaacagcagcagcttcagcagcagcagcaacaggctcagcagcagcaacaacagcagcagcagcaccatcaccaccaccatcagcaacagcagggCGGCCAGGCGCAGGCGGCGCAGACGCATCACCACCAGATGCGACGTACCCCTTCGCCCCTGAGCGCTGGCACCTCGCCGGCAACCAGACGCAAGCGGTTGCGCAAATCCTCGAATAACGGTGAGTTGGAGTTGGGTAAAGCATCGTCGCGAGAGTTCTTCAATTGCCGGAGTTCAAACTAACTAGCTTTCCAAATCTTTTGCAGGCTCTGGCGAACGCAACAATGCGGAGGAGCAGCACAACAGCTCACTGGACGCGGGCAGTGGTGCCGGCAATGCCGGTCTCAGTCTCGCTCAGATGAGCCAGATGTCCTTTGGTGCGGGCGGCGGTCTCGCCGGCCACTCACTGCACGCGGCCAAGCTGCTCAAGGAGTCGGCCAGCGCTgagctggagcagcagccgcaggacTCGGATCTGGACGATGGACACGGAC
This window of the Drosophila biarmipes strain raj3 chromosome 3L, RU_DBia_V1.1, whole genome shotgun sequence genome carries:
- the LOC108035472 gene encoding ubiquitin carboxyl-terminal hydrolase 5; protein product: MEELRKHLSKVNVPCGSGTGSPPIYKDECVYSYDNPETPTGLYVCLHSFLGFGESYVREYADKTGNQVFLHIQRVKTPKEGAADGEAECDPESEAGPERKITRLAIGVEGGYNESDMAKKYEIKDTYSIVVAPHLDKKLPYPDPELPMRVTQAVEAILAADSAIAKLEKATLMGTWDGEVRQASKYAENLQQLDNGKKIPPAGWQCEKCDLTNNLWLNLTDGSIMCGRKFFDGSGGNDHAVEHYRETGYPLAVKLGTITADGKSDVFSYPEDDMVLDPHLERHLSHFGINMAAMKKSEKSMVELELDINQRIGEWSALTESESELQPLAGPGYTGMRNLGNSCYINSVMQVLFTIPDFQQRYVGSGAERYFKEFPSDPANDFDIQMAKLGTGLQSGKYSSIAENTLDTDHSTGISPAMFKNIVGKNHPDFSTKQQQDANDFYLHLLTLLDRNSRNQTNPADALKFLLEDRVECLASHKVKYKTREEYSFRLPIPLEKATNLDEVREFQEREKAARESGQRLVDRDIVRHKVPLQACLERFFGPELIEQFYSTAIEGKTNARKITRLATMPDCLMIHLGKFTLGDDWVPKKLDVSVDMPDELDLSTWRSAGGLQAGEEALPEAAAEEVKFAFDEAVMSELLTMGFPPEACKRACFHTKNSGLEAASNWLMEHIADEDISEPFVVPNNRIGDCAANQFVANPESLAMLMSMGFDERQAVAALKATDGNVERATDWIFSHADSIGVEEVAPASDAPAAAPSSEPNKSNYRDGSGKYKLVAFISHMGTSAQVGHYVCHIRKKGEWVIFNDSKVAKSQNPPKDLGYLYLYMREQ
- the LOC108035685 gene encoding alpha-1,3/1,6-mannosyltransferase ALG2, translating into MVRVLFLHPDLGIGGAERLVVDAALALKERGHQVSFLTNHHDSTHCFKETADGTFPVQVVGDWLPRGLFGRFYAICAYLRMLYAAIYASFFMPQREQIDVVVCDLISVCIPVLRFARHRPRVLFYCHFPDQLLSSHEGLLKRLYRLPINWLEEHTIGLADKVLVNSKFTLRVFQDTFHRLSTVPDVLYPSLHTQYFDQMRKKLEQRSALLDEPVHPRVPRNAFIYLDINRYERKKNHALALHSLRLLGDMLPALDFKRCRLIIAGGYDTRCMENVEHFAELEQLTEELKLQEHVVLLRSPTDEEKCRLLFAAHCLLYTPENEHFGIVPLEGMYCSKPVVALNSGGPTETVVNTSTGFLCEKHEKSFGGAMYQLFRDEPLRLKMGDQGHKRVQQKFSFQAFAGRLNGIIQELVPIPKHSRAKKTE